Proteins encoded in a region of the Phalacrocorax carbo chromosome 15, bPhaCar2.1, whole genome shotgun sequence genome:
- the YWHAH gene encoding 14-3-3 protein eta isoform X1, protein MGDREQLLQRARLAEQAERYDDMASAMKSVTELNEPLSNEDRNLLSVAYKNVVGARRSSWRVISSIEQKTMADGNEKKLEKVKAYREKIEKELETVCNDVLALLDKYLIKNCNDFQYESKVFYLKMKGDYYRYLAEVAAGEKKNSVVEASEAAYKEAFEISKEHMQPTHPIRLGLALNFSVFYYEIQNAPEQACLLAKQAFDDAIAELDTLNEDSYKDSTLIMQLLRDNLTLWTSDQQDEEAGEGNN, encoded by the exons ATGGGGGACcgagagcagctgctgcagcgaGCCCGCCTGGCCGAGCAGGCGGAGAGATACGACGACATGGCCTCGGCCATGAAGTCG GTAACTGAGCTGAACGAGCCCCTCTCAAATGAGGATAGAAACCTGCTGTCTGTAGCCTACAAGAATGTAGTTGGAGCTAGACGATCTTCCTGGCGTGTCATCAGCAGCATAGAGCAGAAGACTATGGCAGATGGGAATGAGAAGAAGCTGGAGAAGGTTAAAGCCTATAGGGAGAAGATAGAAAAGGAGCTTGAGACAGTCTGCAATGATGTTTTGGCTCTCCTAGATAAATACTTGATCAAGAACTGCAATGACTTCCAGTATGAGAGCAAGGTCttttatctgaaaatgaaaGGGGATTACTACCGCTATTTGGCAGAAGTTGCTGCTGGAGAGAAGAAGAACAGTGTTGTGGAGGCCTCAGAAGCTGCCTATAAAGAGGCTTTTGAAATCAGCAAAGAGCACATGCAGCCCACTCACCCGATTAGGCTTGGGCTGGCACTCAACTTCTCAGTGTTCTACTACGAAATCCAGAATGCTCCTGAGCAGGCCTGCCTTTTAGCCAAACAAGCCTTTGATGATGCCATAGCAGAGCTGGACACACTAAATGAGGATTCCTACAAGGACTCCACTCTCATCATGCAGTTACTGCGAGATAACCTCACTCTGTGGACGAGTGACCAGCAAGATGAAGAAGCAGGAGAGGGCAATAATTAA